The Cydia strobilella chromosome 26, ilCydStro3.1, whole genome shotgun sequence sequence tgtgatGCATACTGATATTCAACCATGCTAGCAACTATGCTAAGGTGATATAGAAAAATCtcgcaaaaatgaaaaaaattagaACCTTATCTGACTAACCTCTTTAGCAACATTTCCGCTAGTCCACAACGTCAACGAATTACTCGACCCCATAGGCCGACTGGCGCCATATATCCTCGTGGTCCAATAATCATCCTTGCCCACTTTCCTCTTGTCGTCTCCCCTCCATATGAACCCAAAGAACGAAGTGTGGTGCGGCCACCAGATTTCGTCAAAGGATAGAATGATTTTGTCCATGACGCCTATGCTGATTTTGTCTATTGCTGTTTGTTTTTCTTTGGATAGTGGTGGGGAAAATAGCGTCGTATgcctgtaataataataaaaatcagtataataataaaaatcagaaAGAAACGTATCACATTGGATAAGGATTCGCACGCCCGTTCGGTGTGTAAACGGGACATCGCTATACACGGGTATAGCGCTGTCTCGATCACATACCGGAGCTCTGCGGGTCCACATCAGAGTGACCACCTCGTAaatatggaccgcgagccaggagcatatatcgtttatcatcgcctcccggttcatactttgtcagatgataattTAGATActatcatgaattaaaaaactggccaagtgcgagtcggactcgcgcaccgaagttccgtactttttagtatttgttgttatagcagcaacagaaatacatcatctgtgaaaatttcaagtttctagctatcacagatacagcctggtgacagacagacggacagcggagtcttagtaatagggtcccggtttagCACACTTACTTGGCTTTGAGAACCCCGAGGGACACGGTGACTATGACGTCAAGTTAGCACACTTACTTGGCCTTGAGAACCCCGAGGGACACGGTGACTATGACGTCAAGTTAGCACACTTACTTGGCCTTGAGAACCCCAAGGGACACGGTGACTATGACGTCAAGCTAGCACACTTACTTGGCCTTGAGAACCCCGAGGGACACGGTGACTATGACGTCAAGTTAGCACACTTACTTGGCCTTGAGAACCCCGAGGGATACGGTGACTATGACGTCAAGTTAGCACACTTACTTGGCCTTGAGAACCCCAAGGGACACGGTGACTATGACGTCAAGCTAGCACACTTACCTGGCCTTGAGAACCCCGAGGGACACGGTGACTATGACGTCAAGTTAGCACACTTACTTGGCCTTGAGAACCCCAAGGGACACGGTGACTATGACGTCAAGTTAGCACACTTACTTGGCCTTGAGAACCCCAAGGGACACGGTGACTATGACGTCAAGCTAGCACACTTACTTGGCCTTGAGAACCCCGAGGGACACGGTGACTATGACGTCAAGTTAGCACACTTACTTGGCCTTGAGAACCCCGAGGGACACGGTGACTATGACGTCAAGTTAGCACACTTACTTGGTCTTGAGAACCCCAAGGGACACGGTGACTATGACGTTATCGGCCTCGTAGGAGCCGCCGTCGCTACACTCGACGGTGACGCGCTCGGTGGGGCGCTGCGGCGTCCTGATGACCTTGACTTCGGTGTTCATCTTCATATCCAGGTTGGGGAGCCCTGGGCCATCTTTGTATGTGTTCTGTGATGAGAAAAGACCAAAGGCTTGAGTAGATGCATATAGATCTACATACTGATtaaccgccaaagacgtcaaacGTTTCCAccagatgtgcgaggatgcgtagcgagggatgtttgttaagaaccaataagGATCACTTcatatgtgtcgtttttaaacattgtcgcttgccagaacgacgctctgacaggtttttcgtataaagatacaagcaattttcttccttatggtaagcgacaatgtggtctcttttgattgaaaacatcACATATACCTATGCTCGCTTAGCGCAACTCTAGGCGACAATTTTCTATTGGTCCTTAACAAACACACCCCTTGCATACTCGCACACCTCTGGTGGAAACTCAGTCCTCATAAAAGGAGaactctttagggttccgtacccaaagggtaaaaacgggaccctattactaagactccactgtcaccaggctgtatctcatgaaccgtgatagctatgatgtatttctgttgcggctataacaaaaaatactaaaaagtactcgcacttggccggttttttttactctacCGAACCAAATCGAAAAGTCCCATTATAAAGACGTTGCtgttgttactgaaccggtgagctccatcttaggccctgtcttcattttccatcaggtgtgactagggccaatcgccgatcagtttataataataaataaaaaatagtaaacttaccaGCATAATCTCAAAGAAAgttttatatccatatttatGCCAGCTGATCAGCTGCGGCCCGTCCAGCTCCTCGTAACGACTGATGGTCGTCACATCCGTCCAGTCGTCAGACGCCTCGTAGTTGTTGGTGAGAAGGTTCGCGAACTCGAGAAATTCCGTTATAAAGTCTTCGTCTTTTAGAAGGTCTGGCTTGTGCTCGGCAATGTATTCTCTTAGcctgaaatttaaaaaagtagttATGTAACCATATTGTAAATTAAACGTTTTAGAATTTCTAACGCAACGGATGAAACTATTTTGTTTGATAAAATATGTCTAAAAAACCtgctttcaaataaaataaagtagatGCTATATGTAGAGCCCTACCataatttgacactgacatattcgctagcgtgtgcgtaacttaacccttaaatgcatgattttttatttttggttggaaaaaatGTTACTTGTTAGAAActtaagcttttttctgttgaatatgtgagctgtccaatgctttgtatacatttggcaatggcaacaatatgcatttaagggttaatttcTTTACATTTCGCACGCACTATATtaatgtatagaaagtaattaAGTTACACAGACGAGCAAACATGTCAGTATCAAACTCATGGTATAGGTACTAGCAAACTAGTACCTATACCACGAGTTTGAGTTTGCCTGTCAAATTCGGCGgaatgtttttataaaaataccgtTAATTACTTGTAAGTGATAAAGGTCCCCAATGGTTCAGGCTGGTCTGGCGGATGGTCGACTATGTGCAGAGCTATATCCAACAGCTTGTTCACCAGTTCTGCATCAACTTCTGAACCATCGGACCGGAACGGGGCCATGATCAGGCTCTGAGGGACGGTGGTGATGTTGTGTTGAGTGGTCAGGTCGAAGACGCGGCTTTTTTGGTTGCCGTGGATCCTGGGTAAAATAGATTTATCacagaaaaaataatagtatagggatgatgacacacattgaattttataacaaaatctagtaacatagatagcaaatgagtaatttatcacaataatgtagatatattaaaataatatatggaaatcatacagaaatacaggacttgaaagtttaaaaatttaagtaatttttcaactggaaaaaagtaagggtactattcgatttcttacattttatccaaaaaaagattgtagagcaactatatacataaacgcaatatttcaccgacaaaaacgcaattttcttattttgtccatacattcataATGGGCTCTcggtgaacttgacgtcacgttcacttatcgttttgtttggAGCGTTTCGcaagtgaagtacgactgtcggactttgactattttttctgacttttgtattgctttaatgcaatgggacatttgatcctaaaaataaacctcatcgattgataccattaatgaaaatttgtcatctagcctattatcaatattatcatagagaCAGGATGCGCTCCACACCGCCCCAAAGGAGTTAGGTACCTCATTCCGTGGCAGTAGATTGACAGTCTATTGAGATaacttaaaatatatatgtgtatttatttcggGTGCTTGTTACgccaaaatatgtatttataacagATGTGATCGGCATGGACGGTGCCACAACACGGGATTCCGAACAAAAATCTTAATATGGACATGAATGGACATGACTGAAATGCCGCGATCTTGTTCGATAAAGTAATtctattgagttttattttaaataagattCTTTAAgagtttttgaaaaacattTCTACTCGTAAACCCGCAGTGTGGCGTTTCACTGGTGATATGGGTACATACAAACAATTTCCATGTCCACTGTCCGCCAAATGTATTTATGTCTTTAACACTTTGCTTATGCTCCTGCAGTTcgttgtgtatattaataataataatatacacaaCACACATCAATATAAAAGACACACAAAGAACACACAGTGAACACTTTTAAAAACAGGcttgacaaacacttaaaacaactaacaaaatgaacattaatagttaaaaaaaaacaagtgcagtgatatacacgcatcagctttcagctgctcgtgtattaaacaatacaatacaaagccTTATTGTATCAAATTTATATCTCACCATTCAGCGCCCAGTTCTATAAGTCCATTCCCAAAAGGCACAGTATGGACCCGTCCACCAATACGGGACTGCGCCTCTAGCGCCAGCACCCGTCTCCCCGCCCGGATCAGGGTAGTGGCGGCAGTCACACCCGCTGCTCCCAGCCCGATTACTATTGTGTCATAGTGTACCATTGTTGAgctgaaatttattttattgagttACAGTATGGTTTCGTATTAACCGGTAGTAAAGACGCTTATTTTAAATAGACCTTTCAACAGAAGGTGCACCGTAGTATCGAAACATATCaccaaacaataaataattttttttaggttatGCACTTTATTCTCACCTTTAATCACTGAAACTTGCTTTGAGTACTGATAAAAAGACACTGATTAGATATACACTACATACTATTAATCAGCAGTgcaaatcatattattaattaGTGATCtagggttttaaaatataagaatttatTACGATTCTAATAAGTACTTGTTGACAGAGAGAAAAGGGCACCGAATGAACCTTGTACACCTGttaatgacattgacattttcCCTTCGTTTAGAAATAGATTAGGGTGTGTTCGAAGAGGGAAGATATTATAAACGAAAaggttttatatatatagtctgtcaagtcatttctgtcagtagaaaatagcggtaaaattaaaaaaatgtaggtgcgaTGGGTTagcgtcccatagaaaatttgagtttcgtagctttttctactgacaaagttattTGACCGGCTGTAGTTTGGCCCTGAACAGTCTCATTTtagacatagacagagaaaattaATAGTTAacactgtctttgtcttacgctagtactagcacacaaaagaaagggatgagtatagttttcctggttcttactgactggcaagttgtgtttgccagactatatagGAGGATtctaaaggtccctccacactcatgcgcgaatcgcggcgcgaagccgcgaacgtgagtatGGAGTCCAGtttgctaatcagcgaaatcgactcgacacttgcgttcgcggcttcgcgccgcgtagtctggagcgagcttataCCTATAGTATCAGCTCATATGCTGTTAACGCGCAcgtgggcatttttttctgtagtgatgcactggacttttttttagggtatatgtaaatttaatgttatttgtgcccagaatcatgagctgattccatgctcctaggaaagaaacaatgtcccaaaattttcatacatattacgtactttccatttcgttaccgccgtactcggccgtgcaaagtgtttgaaaaatagtaacggaatggaaaaattAAACTTGGGACGCTTTTTTCCTCCTAGTATAGGAACGAAGgaactcgtgattctgagtaggaaaaacattaaatttacctattttggaaaaacggtccagtgcatcactacagaaaaaaatgcccgcGTAGCGTAGAGCAAATTTTTCCGGTCTGTAATTTTCAGCATTTATGGAAACTTTGCAAGTTTCCACTTAGAAAGTTCCCGTTCAGATTAGGGATTATTACCTCTCAATGGAAACTCGGAACTCAATGTTCTTAACTGTTGACGGCTGTTTTCCTTAGAGATAGGTACAGGATAATTATGTGTGGTATTTGCTAACGTTACGCCTGCATTTTAATTTTTCCTTATTTActtctattttctatttaatatgtttttttttatatttattttcaaaaaagtataacacatattaaacttatacttggttcgccaaacttgcgtagATGAATTTATCGATTTcttgatacattttttttacgtttcgaTCGGCGTTTGTCGATGCAAGATTGTCATCTTGtgatgacagatgctacaaatagtcacgtgactttttccatacattatttaagtttggccaaagagaattaagaagacatagagtgctcactccatacatcggttttgttaccaaaaagactattattttcgtagtctacatctagcatAAAGTAGCTGAACTATTCAGTACTGCTACTGGACAATAGATGACGCGGCAAACTAAGTATAATGCTcgacgattttcagctaatattataaccggattaaccggaactctattttcaacgccttctgcttataatattatttataaattgttgagcaatacacttttcgtcagtcgcgacacatgtgacatctagtgtcaagtagcagtactgatagttccgctacttgacgccaGATGAAcgctacgaaaataatagtctttggtttggtaacaaaaccgatgtatggagtgagcactctatgtcttcttaattctctttggtttgGCCAAAGATagattatcaaagatagatataactccgtaatagatggatacagtctaagaaaaaaacgtgcctcgaaaatcacgaaaatttgatt is a genomic window containing:
- the LOC134753275 gene encoding spermine oxidase-like, with the translated sequence MVHYDTIVIGLGAAGVTAATTLIRAGRRVLALEAQSRIGGRVHTVPFGNGLIELGAEWIHGNQKSRVFDLTTQHNITTVPQSLIMAPFRSDGSEVDAELVNKLLDIALHIVDHPPDQPEPLGTFITYKLREYIAEHKPDLLKDEDFITEFLEFANLLTNNYEASDDWTDVTTISRYEELDGPQLISWHKYGYKTFFEIMLNTYKDGPGLPNLDMKMNTEVKVIRTPQRPTERVTVECSDGGSYEADNVIVTVSLGVLKTKHTTLFSPPLSKEKQTAIDKISIGVMDKIILSFDEIWWPHHTSFFGFIWRGDDKRKVGKDDYWTTRIYGASRPMGSSNSLTLWTSGNVAKEVETLPEETVKTKCVELLQKFIGDTIRITVPKPSAIIRSTWHTNPYTRGSYSYDNLLTPQYPEARAWLGTPIPDSSGAPRVLFAGEATNLNHFSTVHGASETGYREAMRLLPHTSKI